A window of Akkermansiaceae bacterium contains these coding sequences:
- a CDS encoding ribonucleoside-diphosphate reductase subunit alpha — protein sequence MYRSISLEEDLALKKVITDRASNVNKEGRFDWRAVLGEQTTDRVPQIFITRGTDEEELSLAKVADTIGSALTDLLVSRQQKDDVIFNDENRTFVSNVAQSVAESLTSQVQGGGQLRLTRNDLYLLIEKALIENDAHDVAKSLIFSRSLEKNGEVIVSEEPQTMPVRLIRRNGNVVPWSQTKIEIAVRKAFLSIKEDPEAAVRVANAVTETIRNGDSAFAHIENVQDLVQEELMRQGYFKAAEAYILYRARRAQMRLDELPPEDPNQESMVVVTDEDGSTEFWDGTELKKRITFASIGLDLCLNDQEIEQELRRSIGAEITRDALKSTVILNAKSLIEKDADFAKFAGRILLSYIYEEVLDWNILNDGIRRLKTAHKERFKHYLAHGIKIKRISPEVVAQYDIKKLADALDPTADLDFDYLGVQTLYDRYLIVDKTGDKPRRLETPQFFWMRVAMGLFRAEKKEREDWAIRLYSLYKGRRFCSSTPTLFNSGTLHSQLSSCYLYKVDDSIESIMQRGIAENAYLSKWAGGLGGSWTAVRGTGGYIQGTNGESQGIIPFLKLHNDQLVAVNQGGKRRGSGCAYLESWHNDIEDFLELRKNTGDERRRCHDMNTANWIPDLFMKRMEARQDWSLFRTNETPDLHDLYGKAFELRYQEYEKMAEEGKIWTRKLPAIELWKGMLKMIFETGHPWITFKDPCNLRSPQDHCGVIHSSNLCTEITLNTSDEETAVCNLGSVVLDTHITQDGSLDHEMLKETITVAIRALDNVIDINFYPTEAAKTANSRHRPIGMGVMGLQNALYKKGLSFASDAAVEFNDEFMEAIAYYAYNASSDLAAENGTYSSYKGSKWDRGILPQDTVDSLEDERGVKIDVPRGAKMDWTHLREKIAEHGMRNSNVLAIAPTATISNIMGTTPCIEPNYKNLYVKSNLSGDFIVLNRQLVRDLKKEGLWNQNMLDQLKYFDGELTDIDDIPDAIKEKHKTVFGVGYDAIIDAAARRQKWIDQSQSVNLFLAEPDMKTLSHMYRRAWHTGLKTTYYLRTLQASNIEKSTIDIKKEVRGHAGKKEYSASEKQACSIDAMINGGECEACQ from the coding sequence ATGTACCGCTCCATATCCCTCGAAGAAGACCTCGCGCTGAAAAAAGTCATCACCGACCGCGCCTCTAACGTAAATAAAGAAGGCCGCTTTGACTGGCGTGCCGTCCTCGGTGAACAAACCACGGATCGCGTCCCCCAGATCTTCATCACCCGTGGCACCGACGAGGAGGAGCTCTCGCTCGCCAAGGTCGCCGACACCATCGGCAGCGCACTGACCGATCTGTTGGTCTCCCGCCAGCAAAAAGATGATGTCATCTTTAACGACGAGAACCGCACCTTCGTCTCCAACGTCGCACAGAGTGTCGCCGAATCCCTGACCTCGCAGGTGCAGGGCGGCGGTCAGCTTCGCCTCACCCGCAACGATCTCTATCTCCTGATCGAAAAGGCGCTGATCGAAAACGATGCCCACGATGTCGCCAAGTCACTCATCTTTTCCCGCTCGTTGGAGAAAAACGGCGAGGTCATCGTCTCCGAGGAGCCACAAACCATGCCGGTGCGCCTGATCCGCCGCAACGGTAACGTCGTGCCATGGAGCCAGACCAAGATCGAGATCGCGGTCCGCAAGGCCTTTCTCTCCATCAAGGAGGACCCCGAGGCCGCCGTCCGCGTTGCCAACGCCGTCACCGAAACCATCCGTAATGGCGACTCCGCTTTCGCCCACATCGAAAACGTCCAGGACCTCGTCCAGGAGGAACTCATGCGCCAGGGGTATTTCAAAGCCGCCGAGGCCTACATCCTCTACCGCGCCCGTCGCGCCCAGATGCGCCTTGACGAGCTTCCTCCCGAGGACCCGAACCAGGAGTCGATGGTCGTGGTCACCGATGAAGACGGCTCCACCGAATTCTGGGATGGCACCGAGCTGAAAAAGCGTATCACCTTCGCCTCTATCGGCCTCGATCTCTGCCTCAACGACCAGGAAATCGAACAGGAACTACGCCGCTCCATCGGTGCGGAAATCACCCGCGACGCCCTCAAGTCCACCGTCATCCTCAACGCCAAGTCGCTGATCGAAAAGGACGCCGACTTCGCCAAGTTCGCCGGCCGCATCCTGCTCTCCTACATCTACGAGGAGGTGCTCGACTGGAATATCCTCAACGACGGCATCCGCCGATTGAAAACCGCCCACAAGGAGCGCTTCAAGCACTACCTCGCCCACGGCATCAAGATCAAACGCATCTCCCCGGAGGTGGTCGCGCAGTACGACATCAAGAAACTCGCCGACGCCCTCGATCCCACCGCCGACCTCGACTTCGATTACCTCGGCGTCCAGACGCTCTACGACCGTTACCTGATCGTCGATAAAACAGGCGACAAGCCACGCCGCCTGGAGACTCCGCAGTTCTTCTGGATGCGTGTCGCCATGGGTCTCTTCAGGGCCGAGAAAAAAGAGCGCGAGGATTGGGCCATCCGCCTCTACTCGCTCTACAAAGGCCGCCGCTTCTGCTCGTCCACACCCACCCTCTTCAACTCCGGCACCCTCCACTCCCAGCTCTCCTCCTGCTACCTCTACAAGGTCGACGACTCCATCGAGTCGATCATGCAGCGCGGCATCGCCGAAAACGCCTACCTCAGTAAATGGGCCGGCGGTCTCGGTGGCTCATGGACCGCTGTCCGGGGAACAGGCGGCTACATCCAGGGCACCAACGGCGAGTCCCAGGGTATCATCCCCTTCCTCAAGCTGCACAACGACCAGCTGGTCGCCGTCAACCAGGGCGGCAAACGCCGCGGCTCCGGCTGCGCCTACCTCGAGTCCTGGCACAACGACATCGAGGACTTCCTCGAACTCCGTAAAAACACCGGCGACGAACGCCGCCGCTGCCACGACATGAACACCGCCAACTGGATTCCAGACCTGTTCATGAAACGCATGGAGGCCCGCCAGGACTGGTCGCTTTTCCGCACCAACGAAACCCCCGACCTCCACGATCTCTACGGCAAGGCCTTCGAGCTGCGCTACCAGGAATATGAGAAAATGGCCGAGGAAGGAAAAATCTGGACCCGCAAGCTACCCGCCATCGAGCTCTGGAAAGGTATGCTCAAGATGATCTTTGAAACCGGCCACCCGTGGATCACCTTCAAAGACCCCTGCAACCTGCGCTCGCCCCAGGACCACTGCGGCGTCATCCACAGCTCCAACCTCTGCACCGAGATCACGCTCAACACCTCCGATGAAGAGACCGCCGTCTGTAACCTCGGCTCGGTGGTGCTGGATACCCACATCACCCAGGACGGCTCGCTCGACCACGAGATGCTCAAGGAGACCATCACCGTCGCCATCCGCGCCCTCGACAACGTCATCGACATCAATTTCTACCCGACCGAAGCCGCCAAGACCGCCAACAGCCGCCACCGCCCGATCGGTATGGGTGTCATGGGACTGCAGAACGCGCTCTATAAAAAAGGCCTGTCCTTCGCCTCCGATGCCGCCGTCGAGTTCAACGATGAGTTCATGGAGGCCATCGCCTACTACGCCTACAACGCCAGTAGCGATCTCGCCGCCGAAAACGGCACCTACTCCAGCTACAAAGGCTCGAAGTGGGACCGCGGCATCCTGCCCCAGGACACCGTCGACAGCCTCGAGGACGAACGCGGTGTCAAAATCGACGTGCCACGCGGCGCCAAGATGGACTGGACCCACCTGCGCGAGAAAATCGCCGAGCACGGCATGCGCAACTCCAATGTGTTGGCCATCGCCCCGACCGCGACCATCTCCAACATCATGGGCACCACCCCCTGCATCGAGCCGAACTACAAGAACCTCTACGTCAAGTCCAACCTCTCCGGCGACTTCATCGTACTCAACCGCCAACTCGTCCGCGACCTGAAAAAAGAAGGTCTCTGGAACCAAAACATGCTCGACCAGCTCAAGTACTTCGACGGCGAACTCACCGACATCGACGACATCCCGGACGCCATCAAGGAGAAACACAAAACCGTCTTCGGAGTCGGCTACGACGCCATCATCGACGCCGCCGCCCGCCGCCAGAAGTGGATCGACCAGTCCCAATCCGTCAACCTCTTCCTAGCCGAGCCCGACATGAAGACCCTCTCCCACATGTACCGCCGCGCCTGGCACACCGGCCTCAAGACCACCTACTACCTCCGCACCCTGCAAGCCTCCAACATCGAGAAATCCACCATCGATATTAAGAAGGAAGTCCGAGGCCACGCCGGTAAAAAGGAGTATTCGGCTTCCGAAAAGCAAGCGTGTAGTATTGATGCCATGATCAACGGCGGCGAATGCGAGGCTTGTCAGTAA
- a CDS encoding restriction endonuclease produces the protein METKVTASNLVKALRSLPKNRWYEYPTPATKTRVKIVRFDGTEGPVIVERYNPASGGTPIKAKKASMSANMLWRVAQNIQEGVPLNFDRVLGASYNMRSTLEALLAHTPEYYMCYPGRIEVNASSSQVKQGHKHLIWMPNEPHPVGELHTTEVEMVISEIPSVVNIYDAIDIPSTLVAGHQIDIQTKRRHIQIQLALVAIGEQLGFRTYVAKNDQGVIYDGKRIGELPGVIADLGDEKIVSAHADAIQEGRLIDCVWFKNGRLMPAVLEVEHSTGITSGLTRMKNFHSFLPPFPTRWTIVAPDEDRNKVIEKCNKPQFKGLKARYFPYSAVEELYSLCMRRKIKGVDDTFLDCFMENTVLNPN, from the coding sequence ATGGAAACCAAAGTAACGGCATCCAACTTGGTAAAGGCTCTCAGATCCCTTCCGAAAAATCGATGGTATGAATACCCTACCCCTGCCACGAAGACACGGGTTAAGATTGTGCGCTTTGACGGCACAGAGGGACCAGTCATCGTTGAACGTTACAATCCAGCATCGGGAGGCACCCCAATAAAGGCAAAGAAGGCGTCCATGTCTGCAAACATGCTGTGGCGTGTTGCTCAGAACATTCAAGAGGGTGTCCCGCTTAATTTTGATAGGGTTCTTGGTGCTAGTTACAACATGCGCTCAACTTTAGAAGCCCTGCTAGCGCATACGCCGGAATACTACATGTGCTATCCTGGGCGAATTGAAGTCAATGCTTCCAGTAGCCAGGTAAAGCAAGGTCACAAGCATCTGATATGGATGCCTAATGAGCCGCATCCAGTGGGGGAACTCCACACCACGGAAGTGGAGATGGTCATTTCCGAAATCCCATCTGTTGTAAATATCTATGATGCCATTGATATCCCTTCAACACTTGTTGCTGGACATCAAATCGACATTCAAACCAAACGCCGTCATATCCAGATACAACTGGCCCTCGTCGCGATAGGTGAGCAACTTGGCTTTCGAACCTACGTTGCGAAGAATGATCAGGGCGTCATTTACGACGGCAAACGCATCGGTGAGCTGCCGGGTGTCATTGCGGATTTAGGCGATGAAAAAATCGTATCGGCACATGCAGATGCCATCCAGGAAGGGCGGCTGATTGATTGTGTATGGTTCAAGAACGGCAGGCTCATGCCGGCCGTTTTGGAGGTGGAGCACAGCACGGGAATAACATCCGGTCTGACAAGAATGAAGAATTTCCACTCCTTCCTTCCCCCGTTCCCAACGAGATGGACGATTGTCGCACCCGATGAAGACCGTAACAAAGTCATCGAAAAGTGCAACAAACCCCAGTTCAAGGGACTCAAAGCTCGCTATTTTCCATATTCAGCAGTTGAGGAGCTGTATTCTCTGTGCATGAGAAGAAAAATCAAGGGAGTTGACGATACCTTCCTTGATTGCTTCATGGAGAATACGGTTCTGAATCCAAACTGA
- a CDS encoding DNA cytosine methyltransferase: MLLETEKQLNLINLNTAPVEARTSDLAAGELPIFSFFTGAGFLDFGFEKSGFCTLSANEVHLPFMHAYEHGRDKLKSKGTSSNFVCSIDEFVSGSQKLPRMPKDGLPLGFIGGPPCPDFSVAGKQKGKSGDNGKLTGSYARLICEQSPDWFMFENVKGLWRTKKHRAFYDEICKLFIENGYCLTNRLINSIEYGVPQDRDRIILIGFKPGLIGQRKAGFLPDGEFPWDHGVKYSSADIFSRPWPQRSPYQSDPLPSPNCPIELTVEHWFRKNKVTEHPNAHHGFVARAALKKFKTIDEGDDSGKSCKRLHRWRYSPTAAYGNNEVHIHPYKPRRISAAEALALQSLPKQYSLPPEMTLSNMFKTIGNGVPFLAGKGLASAIQTYIKRHN; encoded by the coding sequence ATGTTACTCGAAACAGAAAAACAGCTTAATTTGATCAATCTAAACACAGCACCAGTTGAGGCTAGGACATCAGACCTTGCGGCAGGAGAATTGCCAATTTTCTCCTTCTTCACGGGGGCTGGATTCTTGGATTTTGGTTTTGAAAAGTCAGGCTTCTGCACTCTTTCTGCAAACGAGGTTCATCTCCCCTTTATGCATGCCTACGAACACGGGCGCGATAAACTCAAAAGCAAGGGAACCAGCAGCAACTTTGTTTGCTCCATTGATGAGTTCGTAAGTGGCTCTCAAAAGCTCCCCAGAATGCCCAAAGACGGTTTACCCTTGGGTTTTATCGGCGGCCCCCCATGCCCCGATTTTTCCGTAGCGGGTAAACAAAAGGGGAAATCCGGAGACAACGGAAAACTAACCGGATCCTATGCCCGACTCATATGCGAGCAATCACCTGATTGGTTCATGTTCGAAAATGTCAAAGGCCTCTGGCGTACAAAAAAACACCGCGCCTTCTATGACGAAATCTGCAAGCTGTTTATAGAAAATGGTTACTGTCTCACCAATCGCCTTATCAACTCGATCGAGTATGGAGTTCCTCAAGATCGTGACCGTATTATATTAATCGGGTTCAAGCCGGGTCTTATTGGCCAACGGAAAGCAGGGTTTTTACCAGATGGAGAGTTCCCGTGGGATCACGGGGTCAAATACAGCAGTGCGGACATATTTTCACGCCCATGGCCACAAAGATCCCCGTATCAATCAGATCCTCTTCCAAGCCCGAACTGCCCCATTGAACTCACGGTCGAACACTGGTTCAGAAAAAACAAGGTAACAGAACACCCCAATGCACATCACGGCTTTGTCGCACGGGCTGCCCTCAAAAAATTTAAGACCATTGATGAGGGGGATGATTCCGGGAAATCATGCAAAAGACTCCATCGGTGGCGGTACTCACCCACTGCTGCCTATGGGAATAATGAGGTGCATATCCACCCATACAAGCCACGGCGCATCAGTGCGGCAGAAGCACTCGCATTGCAATCGCTGCCCAAGCAGTATTCACTTCCGCCGGAAATGACCCTATCTAACATGTTCAAGACAATAGGAAACGGCGTCCCCTTCCTCGCAGGCAAGGGGTTGGCGTCCGCTATCCAAACATACATAAAACGTCATAACTAG